In one window of Nocardia brasiliensis DNA:
- a CDS encoding ABC transporter permease — protein sequence MTTRTTTGTTFRRRPLAALARAEYLQFRRNKTLTYMTTLFPVGIPLILYFIAIDDTEPTTSIAAMTFELLALSALLFVQYYSVLSMVTTRRSEGVLKRLRTGESADWQIMLAPAVPGAVATLACSVIVAAVVYGTGAPAPVNPLAIVLGLLVGIVLFSLLALATSTVTKNAEAAQITSLPVMTIAMFGLAFVRNALPDWLADLADWTPFAAVSDLVSLGAAGRWATAASTDPALDFAGTCAELGRPFATLAIWTVLALALTRKSFRWDDRG from the coding sequence ATGACGACTCGCACGACCACCGGCACCACGTTCCGCCGCCGCCCGCTGGCCGCGCTCGCGAGGGCGGAGTATCTGCAATTCCGGCGGAACAAGACGCTGACCTACATGACGACGCTGTTTCCGGTGGGCATTCCGCTCATCCTGTACTTCATCGCGATCGACGACACCGAACCGACCACGTCCATCGCGGCGATGACGTTCGAATTGCTGGCATTGTCGGCGCTGCTGTTCGTGCAGTACTACTCGGTGCTCTCGATGGTGACGACGCGGCGCAGCGAAGGCGTGCTGAAGCGGCTGCGGACCGGGGAATCCGCGGACTGGCAGATCATGCTCGCCCCGGCCGTGCCCGGCGCGGTGGCGACGCTGGCCTGCTCGGTGATCGTCGCCGCGGTGGTCTACGGCACCGGCGCACCCGCCCCGGTGAATCCCTTGGCCATCGTGCTGGGGCTGCTCGTCGGGATCGTGCTGTTCTCGCTGCTCGCGCTGGCGACCAGCACGGTGACGAAGAACGCCGAAGCCGCCCAGATCACCTCGCTGCCGGTGATGACGATCGCGATGTTCGGCCTCGCGTTCGTTCGGAACGCGCTGCCGGACTGGCTGGCCGATCTGGCGGACTGGACACCGTTCGCGGCCGTCTCGGACCTCGTCTCGCTCGGTGCGGCCGGCCGCTGGGCCACCGCCGCCTCGACCGATCCGGCGCTCGATTTCGCGGGCACCTGCGCCGAACTCGGCCGCCCGTTTGCCACACTGGCGATATGGACCGTCCTGGCGCTCGCGCTGACCCGCAAGAGCTTCCGGTGGGACGATCGCGGGTGA
- a CDS encoding sensor histidine kinase, whose translation MNRLTTWWHELSEPAKFRVYTRLVLQVGAAAVVVVMAFSVGAPWAAAGVLAAGVTALLALEVQPEFAGSVGWLSRRWVLPIAIVVPTGILLAFAVIARGAADEEVRERAAVTGVYTAILIIYALVSFMRHKWWATLAIAVATGLLYGSSPLAVLGIGGGTYFAGIALVGTILLTVWGLRMVEELDRAKRVEAELRVAEERLRFSRDLHDVVGRSFSAIAVKSELAAVLARSGQAEPAAVEMDEVRTIAVESMDQMRKLVRGYRDIDLLNEVAGARSLLSAAGCRLAVEGDPAKVPARCHEVAAWVVREGTTNIVEHSTATSAVLTFGAAGMSLRNDRPHGTPGERSGLRGVAERLATVGATLDAFVADGHFVLEIRWESE comes from the coding sequence GTGAACCGCCTGACCACCTGGTGGCACGAGCTGTCCGAACCCGCCAAGTTCCGGGTTTACACCCGGCTCGTGCTCCAGGTCGGTGCCGCGGCGGTGGTCGTGGTGATGGCGTTCTCCGTCGGCGCGCCGTGGGCGGCGGCCGGGGTGCTGGCCGCCGGTGTCACCGCACTGCTCGCGTTGGAGGTGCAGCCGGAGTTCGCCGGGTCGGTGGGGTGGCTCTCGCGCCGGTGGGTACTGCCGATCGCGATCGTGGTGCCGACCGGGATATTGCTGGCGTTCGCGGTGATCGCGCGCGGTGCCGCGGACGAGGAGGTGCGCGAGCGAGCGGCGGTGACCGGGGTCTACACCGCCATCCTCATCATCTACGCGCTGGTGTCGTTCATGCGGCACAAATGGTGGGCGACATTGGCGATCGCGGTCGCCACCGGACTGCTCTACGGGTCGTCGCCGCTGGCGGTGCTCGGCATCGGGGGCGGGACCTATTTCGCCGGAATCGCGCTCGTGGGAACGATATTGCTCACGGTGTGGGGCCTGCGGATGGTGGAGGAGCTGGACCGGGCCAAGCGGGTCGAGGCCGAATTACGGGTCGCCGAAGAGCGTTTGCGCTTCTCGCGGGACCTGCACGACGTGGTCGGGCGCAGCTTCTCCGCGATCGCGGTGAAAAGTGAACTCGCCGCGGTACTTGCCCGCTCCGGTCAGGCCGAGCCCGCGGCCGTCGAGATGGACGAGGTCAGGACGATCGCCGTCGAATCCATGGACCAGATGCGCAAATTGGTGCGCGGCTACCGCGACATCGATCTGCTGAACGAGGTGGCGGGGGCGCGGTCGCTGCTCTCGGCGGCCGGGTGCCGGTTGGCGGTGGAGGGCGACCCGGCGAAGGTGCCCGCACGCTGCCACGAGGTCGCGGCCTGGGTGGTGCGGGAGGGCACCACGAATATCGTGGAACACTCGACGGCGACCTCGGCGGTGCTCACCTTCGGTGCCGCCGGGATGTCGTTGCGCAACGACCGCCCGCACGGCACGCCGGGGGAGCGTTCCGGGCTGCGCGGGGTGGCCGAGCGGCTCGCGACCGTCGGCGCCACGCTCGACGCGTTCGTCGCCGATGGCCATTTCGTCCTCGAGATCCGTTGGGAGAGCGAATGA
- a CDS encoding response regulator transcription factor: MIPVFLADDETLVRAALATMLGLEADIEVLDHVGSGEELLVLWQRRTESGAPVAVAVIDLQMPGIDGIETAIELQRLTPGAATLIVTSHGRPGYLKRALAAGVRGFLPKTASAATLAAVIRTVHGGGRYVDPELAAEAISAGDSLLTAREADVLEYAIDGASVEDIARRAHLSPGTTRNYLSSAMAKLGVANRYEAALKAREKGWI; the protein is encoded by the coding sequence ATGATCCCGGTATTCCTCGCCGACGACGAAACCCTCGTCCGGGCCGCGCTGGCCACCATGCTCGGCCTAGAGGCCGACATCGAGGTGCTCGACCATGTCGGTTCCGGCGAGGAACTCCTCGTGCTGTGGCAGCGGCGCACCGAGTCGGGCGCGCCGGTCGCGGTCGCGGTGATCGATCTGCAGATGCCCGGCATCGACGGCATCGAGACCGCGATCGAACTGCAACGGCTCACCCCCGGCGCGGCCACGCTGATCGTGACGAGCCACGGCAGGCCCGGCTACCTGAAGCGCGCGCTCGCCGCGGGCGTGCGTGGCTTTCTGCCGAAGACGGCCTCGGCCGCGACCTTGGCCGCGGTGATCCGCACCGTGCACGGCGGCGGCCGCTACGTGGACCCGGAACTGGCCGCGGAGGCGATCAGCGCGGGCGACTCCCTGCTCACCGCGCGCGAAGCGGACGTGCTCGAGTACGCGATCGACGGTGCGTCCGTCGAGGACATCGCGCGTCGCGCGCATCTGTCACCGGGCACCACCCGCAATTACCTGTCCTCGGCGATGGCCAAGCTCGGCGTCGCCAACCGCTACGAGGCCGCACTCAAAGCCCGGGAAAAGGGCTGGATCTAG
- a CDS encoding pyridoxamine 5'-phosphate oxidase family protein, producing the protein MAETFEAIEADFVRFTQEIVWCTVTSVDGKGRPRSRILHPLWEVRDGRPIGWVATGKTPVKVRHLAVNPVVAFSYWSPAQHVVQGEAVATWVDEVAQKRRVWDLFLTTPPPVGYDLSMFAPDGPESPNFTLLRLDPERIQVLDGAGFPANFTPRIAVLGKS; encoded by the coding sequence ATGGCAGAAACATTCGAGGCGATCGAGGCCGATTTCGTTCGGTTCACGCAGGAGATCGTCTGGTGCACAGTCACTTCGGTGGACGGCAAGGGGCGCCCGCGTTCGCGGATCCTGCACCCGCTGTGGGAGGTGCGCGACGGCAGGCCGATCGGCTGGGTGGCGACGGGCAAGACGCCGGTGAAGGTACGGCACCTGGCGGTCAATCCGGTTGTGGCATTTTCCTATTGGAGCCCGGCCCAGCATGTCGTGCAGGGTGAGGCCGTGGCCACCTGGGTCGACGAGGTGGCACAGAAACGCCGTGTCTGGGATCTGTTCCTGACGACCCCGCCGCCGGTCGGCTACGACCTGAGCATGTTCGCGCCGGACGGTCCCGAGAGCCCGAACTTCACGCTGCTGCGACTGGACCCGGAGCGGATTCAGGTGCTCGACGGTGCGGGGTTCCCGGCGAACTTCACGCCGCGCATCGCGGTGCTCGGCAAGTCCTAA
- a CDS encoding helix-turn-helix domain-containing protein, with protein sequence MLEQLRARLGSLSCGVGELVMTISGGQAAPPTTSDGVPDALATRLDALFHTVRDPFGRPYTYGQVAAALQTAGCPVSNSYLSQLRSGVRSNPSEALLAALSAFFGVPVDYFYGGTEPVAAAGDRPLLTGLCNESLRKLLDRAADLSDESQELLTALAERLRMSEEHAPMVSELG encoded by the coding sequence TTGTTGGAGCAGTTACGTGCACGGTTGGGATCGCTCTCTTGTGGGGTGGGTGAACTGGTGATGACGATTTCGGGAGGGCAGGCGGCTCCGCCGACGACCAGCGACGGCGTGCCCGACGCATTGGCCACGCGGCTCGATGCGCTGTTCCATACGGTGCGTGATCCGTTCGGCAGGCCATACACCTATGGACAGGTGGCGGCCGCGCTGCAAACGGCGGGATGCCCGGTATCGAACTCCTATCTGTCGCAACTGCGCTCCGGGGTTCGCAGCAATCCGTCGGAGGCTTTGCTGGCCGCACTGTCGGCATTCTTCGGTGTTCCGGTCGACTATTTCTATGGCGGCACCGAGCCGGTCGCCGCCGCCGGTGACCGTCCGCTGCTCACCGGCTTGTGTAATGAGAGCCTGCGCAAGCTGCTCGACCGCGCCGCGGATCTGTCCGACGAATCGCAGGAATTGCTCACCGCACTGGCCGAACGCTTACGCATGAGCGAAGAGCACGCACCCATGGTGTCCGAGCTCGGTTGA